A genomic segment from Juglans regia cultivar Chandler chromosome 14, Walnut 2.0, whole genome shotgun sequence encodes:
- the LOC109001494 gene encoding AAA-ATPase At4g30250-like, whose protein sequence is MEILSQMWSFLGLLTVLQNVLPSQLLSLLHSFYESLQDMFTPYSYFEIPEFNGYCGVDVNDLYRHVNLYLNSVNHSSTCRRLTLSRSRSSNRISFTVAPNHTVHDTFRGHSVSWTHHVETVQDSLEEKRSFTLKLPKRHRQVLLSPYLDQVTSRAEEFERVSRERRLFTNNGHGSYESGWVSVPFRHPSTFETLALEPELKKQITEDLTAFANGKEFYHRVGRAWKRGYLLHGPPGSGKSSLIAAMANYLCYDVYDLELTKVSDNSELRALLIQTTNRSIIVIEDIDCTVDLTADRMLKTTSKRMRRGRETCRRPEGDEAERGRVTLSGLLNFTDGLWSCCGEERIIVFTTNHRENVDPALVRCGRMDVHVSLGTCGMHAFKALVKNYLGLQSHPVFDAVESCAGSGGALTPAQVGEILLRNRGDADKALKEVVSAMQDRMIMRGGGGGGAHGLFDDVAERSPEKALKVENWDSLSPGGKGVGMGSNKMRKEGKVKFLVRLRSLTKSDSGRRGV, encoded by the coding sequence ATGGAGATATTGTCGCAGATGTGGTCGTTCTTGGGCCTCCTCACCGTCCTACAAAACGTCTTGCCATCCCAGCTCCTCTCCCTCCTTCACTCATTCTACGAGTCCCTCCAGGACATGTTCACTCCCTACTCCTACTTCGAGATCCCTGAGTTCAACGGCTACTGCGGCGTCGACGTCAACGACCTCTACCGCCACGTCAATCTCTACCTGAACTCCGTCAACCACTCCTCCACCTGTCGCCGTCTCACCCTCTCCCGCTCCAGATCCTCCAATCGCATTTCCTTCACCGTCGCACCCAACCACACCGTCCATGACACCTTCCGTGGCCACAGCGTCTCCTGGACCCACCACGTGGAGACTGTCCAAGACTCTTTGGAAGAGAAACGCAGCTTCACTCTCAAGCTCCCCAAGCGACACCGTCAGGTCCTTCTCTCACCCTACCTCGATCAAGTCACCTCACGTGCCGAGGAGTTCGAGCGTGTCTCCCGCGAACGCAGGCTATTCACCAACAACGGCCACGGCTCCTACGAGTCCGGCTGGGTTTCTGTCCCGTTCCGTCACCCTTCCACGTTCGAAACCCTGGCGCTGGAGCCCGAGCTGAAGAAGCAGATCACGGAGGACCTAACCGCATTCGCTAACGGGAAAGAGTTTTACCATAGAGTTGGTCGTGCATGGAAGCGCGGATACTTGCTCCACGGCCCGCCTGGATCAGGGAAGTCGAGCCTGATAGCAGCCATGGCCAACTATCTGTGCTACGACGTATATGACCTCGAACTTACCAAAGTGTCCGACAACTCCGAGCTCAGAGCTTTGCTCATACAGACCACGAATCGGTCGATCATCGTCATCGAAGATATCGACTGCACCGTTGATCTGACGGCAGATAGGATGCTGAAAACGACGTCGAAGAGGATGAGAAGGGGGAGGGAGACGTGCCGACGGCCTGAGGGAGATGAGGCCGAGAGGGGGAGGGTGACATTATCGGGGCTTTTGAACTTCACGGACGGGCTTTGGTCGTGCTGCGGGGAGGAGAGGATCATAGTTTTCACGACCAACCACAGGGAAAACGTCGACCCAGCGCTGGTGAGATGTGGGAGGATGGACGTGCACGTGAGCCTGGGAACGTGCGGCATGCACGCGTTCAAGGCCCTGGTGAAGAACTACCTCGGCCTGCAGTCCCACCCGGTGTTCGACGCTGTGGAGAGCTGTGCAGGGTCCGGCGGGGCGCTGACTCCAGCTCAGGTGGGGGAGATCCTGCTAAGAAATAGGGGGGACGCCGACAAGGCCTTGAAGGAGGTGGTCTCCGCCATGCAAGACAGGATGATAATGCGTGGGGGTGGAGGAGGTGGGGCTCACGGACTGTTTGATGACGTGGCAGAGAGGTCTCCGGAGAAAGCGTTAAAAGTGGAGAACTGGGACTCGTTGTCGCCAGGTGGAAAGGGTGTGGGCATGGGCAGTAATAAGATGAGGAAAGAGGGGAAGGTGAAGTTCTTAGTGAGGCTTAGATCTCTGACCAAGTCTGATTCCGGAAGAAGAGGTGTTTGA
- the LOC109001485 gene encoding uncharacterized protein LOC109001485, whose amino-acid sequence MDKSWMNLGDRLVSPAYAEGVKNFLAMARNHSMGSDRIRCPCRICYNNLFLPIFEVETHLFIKRINPNYTQWIFYGKEETLPIINDDTDPGVGVEDEYIDDMDRMLDDIRAGTFGDALEDNTTSPTQPSIPQPSPNSSLDQLLEDARLPLFDGCIKFSKLSFFGKLLHIKTLGGWSIKSFVMLISLLQSTFPDAKLPSSYEEARSLERGLGFNYNKIHECPNDCILFRKEYANLNECPICKASRWMPNTHGSQVIPQKVFRHFPLKPRLQHLFVTNKIACEMRWHKE is encoded by the coding sequence atggacaaaagctggatgaaTTTGGGTGATAGACTTGTATCTCCTGCATATGCTGAAGGGGTTAAAAATTTCCTCGCAATGGCACGAAACCATTCAATGGGAAGTGATCGCATTCGGTGTCCCTGCCGTATATGCTATAATAACCTCTTCTTgcctatatttgaggtggaGACTCACTTGTTCATAAAAAGGATCAATCCAAATTATACCCAATGGATATTTTATGGAAAGGAGGAAACACTCCCCATCATTAACGACGACACCGATCCTGGGGTTGGAGTTGAAGACGAGtacattgatgacatggaccGTATGTTAGATGACATACGGGCAGGCACATTCGGAGATGCTCTTGAAGACAACACTACATCGCCAACTCAGCCATCAATACCACAGCCCTCCCCAAACTCAAGTTTAGACCAACTATTAGAGGATGCTCGACTTCCTCTTTTTGACGGTTGCATTAAATTCTCAAAGCTCTCATTCTTCGGGAAGTTGTTACACATTAAAACGCTCGGTGGGTGGTCAATTAAGTCTTTTGTTATGCTCATTAGCCTTCTGCAGTCTACTTTTCCTGATGCTAAATTGCCTAGTTCATATGAGGAGGCAAGGTCATTGGAGCGAGGTTTGGGTTTCAACTACAACAAAATTCACGAATGCCCCAACGACTGCATTTTATTCCGGAAAGAATATGCTAATCTTAATGAGTGCCCTATATGTAAGGCTTCGCGTTGGATGCCCAATACACATGGGTCACAAGTGATCCCACAAAAAGTGTTTCgacattttcctttgaagccaagaTTGCAGCATCTATTTGTGACAAACAAGATAGCATGTGAAATGAGATGGCATAAGGAGTAG